A genomic region of Fodinisporobacter ferrooxydans contains the following coding sequences:
- a CDS encoding TIGR02678 family protein: protein MRRRGRVRQQEQLQAEFRQAAQALLNRHWIRKEKDPELYLAVKHQYERLRDWFHEHAGFSLIVTRTFVKLEKIPGSFQPWMRIDSFHSPRDYALFTYGLWYMEGRNESEQFLLSEMVDAIRDHLLSSEVYLDWTLYEHRLSMARALKKLRELDVLVVVEGEETDWAREGGDQNVLYEASPLARYVLRRFPKELMAYDSMEELIAPTVALPEAEYATLSAGNSDVQARRQTIFRRLMQEPVVYDWQWTDEEKRYVQIQRSWLIDQMRTMFGLEGRRFREGLVFTWTELTGEMDLFPTLGSESDLMMLLAGEIRRMLFKTPGFFEQDECGNLLLTRTDFEGVLSRLKGFHGEYWSKAYREKTTSSLADELLQHLAEWNFGNVDDPHTIRLYPAFMRWNGIYNWKGANE from the coding sequence ATGCGTAGAAGGGGCAGGGTTCGTCAACAGGAACAACTGCAAGCGGAATTTCGACAGGCGGCCCAGGCACTCCTGAATAGACATTGGATCAGGAAAGAAAAGGATCCGGAGTTGTATTTGGCAGTCAAACATCAGTATGAACGGTTGCGAGATTGGTTTCATGAACACGCGGGTTTTAGCCTGATTGTGACACGGACATTTGTTAAATTGGAAAAAATCCCAGGGTCGTTTCAGCCGTGGATGCGAATTGACTCATTCCACAGTCCTCGTGATTACGCATTGTTCACATACGGTCTTTGGTACATGGAGGGACGGAACGAGTCGGAACAATTTTTGTTATCCGAAATGGTGGATGCCATTCGTGATCACCTTCTATCGTCAGAAGTATATTTGGATTGGACCTTGTATGAGCATCGCCTATCGATGGCAAGGGCGTTAAAAAAATTACGGGAACTGGATGTGTTGGTCGTGGTGGAAGGTGAAGAAACCGATTGGGCGCGTGAAGGTGGCGACCAAAACGTATTGTATGAAGCATCCCCGTTGGCTCGCTACGTATTGCGACGTTTTCCAAAAGAATTGATGGCTTATGATTCGATGGAGGAATTGATTGCGCCAACGGTTGCGCTGCCTGAAGCGGAATATGCAACTTTATCAGCGGGAAATTCGGATGTCCAAGCACGGCGGCAAACGATTTTCCGCAGACTGATGCAAGAGCCGGTCGTTTATGACTGGCAGTGGACGGATGAAGAAAAACGTTACGTACAGATCCAACGTTCGTGGTTGATTGATCAGATGCGAACCATGTTTGGCTTGGAAGGCCGGCGCTTTCGCGAAGGGTTGGTATTTACGTGGACAGAACTTACTGGGGAGATGGATTTGTTCCCGACGCTTGGCAGTGAGTCGGATCTGATGATGCTGCTCGCTGGTGAAATACGCCGAATGTTATTCAAAACGCCAGGATTCTTTGAACAAGATGAATGCGGCAATTTGCTGCTGACGCGTACAGATTTTGAAGGGGTTTTAAGCCGGTTGAAGGGATTCCATGGTGAATACTGGAGCAAGGCGTATCGTGAAAAAACTACAAGTTCCTTGGCGGACGAGCTGTTGCAACACCTGGCAGAATGGAATTTCGGAAACGTCGATGATCCGCATACGATTCGATTGTATCCGGCATTCATGCGATGGAACGGTATTTATAATTGGAAAGGAGCGAATGAGTAA